CGACTTCTCTACTGTTTGCCGCAGTTCTGGCGGCACTAAGACCCTCTCGAAGGATGCCTTCGAGTTCCACGACGCGAATTCCGTGGAACAGACGGCCAAGCAACTCGGGTTCTCTACGCACGTACCCGACCTCTTGCGTGGTCGCATCTATCTTGTCGAGCAACGCGGCAGCCGTCTGCTGATCCACGCCCAAAAGCGTAAAGGCGACGCCTGCGAATGGCTGTCGACCGTTAAGGCAGGCTGGTGGACTCAGGTCCACGACCACGACGTAGGAGACGACGACATTCGTCACATTATTCGTTGTGACGAAAGCGGGCACGGCGATACCGGCAAATGGTACGTCATGCTGAATAACGGCCGCTGGTCGCGGAAATTCCCGTCGGCAGTGAAGACCGTTTATCAGGCGAAGGGTTTCTCAAAGCCCGACGCTGAGCGTCGCATGGGTGAACTGGAGCGCGATCCTTGGATTGAGGTTTGCATTCCGTTTGCGCCCGAGCATCCCGCCGAACGTCAGTGGAATATAGGTGCGCCTCAGTACCGATGCGAGCCAGTCGAAGGCCCTCACCCGACGTGGAACATGATCCACGATCATATCGGCCGCGCGCTCGACCGCTATTACAAGGGCGGGGGCCGTCTCTATTTGCAGCAGTGGCTCGCTGCCGCGATTCAAGACCCAACTTGCAGGCTTCCCTACCTATTCATGCACGGCGTGGAGAACTCCGGCAAGTCGATCGTTTGGGAATCGCTGAGCTTGCTCATCACTGGCGGCATCATCAAGGCTGATCGGGCCCTTACTAGCCAGTCCGACTTCAATGGCGAGCTGGATGGGGCCGTCTTCGCCATCGTTGAGGAAAAGGAAATCGGCCGATTCCCGGGCGTCTCTGAGAAGATCAAAGACGCCGTGACGAGTCCGACGCTGTCGATTCGCCGCATGCGGACTGACACCTATCAGATTCCAAACTACAGCCACTGGATTCAGACGAGCAACATCCGCAGTGCGTGCCTCGTTCCACTTGGCGACACTCGATTCACCGTCATGGAAGTCCAACGGCCGCCAAAGGACATCCCGAAGCCAGTCCTAATGGAGCAGTTGAAAAGCGAAGCGCCTGCCTTTCTATGGACGCTTCTGAACATGAAGCTGCCGGAGCTTGAAGGTCGCCTCGCGATTCCCGCTCTTGATACCGACGACAAGCGGGCCGTTCAGGCTGAGAGTCTACCTGAGTTCGTCCATCGCCTGATCGGCTATATCGAAGAGCATCGAACGTGGATCGGGACGGCCAAAGAGTTCCGGTCGCAGTTCGGCGGAACGTGCCTCAATCTCCCACGCCTCAAGGATGCCTTGAGCAAGTTCGCTCCCGTACTGGCTCACAATAGCATCACGTTTTCTTACCCTTCAACGCGCCTGGAAGGCGGCATGCCAGTGAGGTTCGAGTGGAAAAGCTAGTCTGGACTGAGAACGGCAGAACATTCGGCGTCCGCGACGCTCGCGGC
This sequence is a window from Lacipirellula parvula. Protein-coding genes within it:
- a CDS encoding primase-helicase family protein, yielding MTDFSTVCRSSGGTKTLSKDAFEFHDANSVEQTAKQLGFSTHVPDLLRGRIYLVEQRGSRLLIHAQKRKGDACEWLSTVKAGWWTQVHDHDVGDDDIRHIIRCDESGHGDTGKWYVMLNNGRWSRKFPSAVKTVYQAKGFSKPDAERRMGELERDPWIEVCIPFAPEHPAERQWNIGAPQYRCEPVEGPHPTWNMIHDHIGRALDRYYKGGGRLYLQQWLAAAIQDPTCRLPYLFMHGVENSGKSIVWESLSLLITGGIIKADRALTSQSDFNGELDGAVFAIVEEKEIGRFPGVSEKIKDAVTSPTLSIRRMRTDTYQIPNYSHWIQTSNIRSACLVPLGDTRFTVMEVQRPPKDIPKPVLMEQLKSEAPAFLWTLLNMKLPELEGRLAIPALDTDDKRAVQAESLPEFVHRLIGYIEEHRTWIGTAKEFRSQFGGTCLNLPRLKDALSKFAPVLAHNSITFSYPSTRLEGGMPVRFEWKS